GCCAAACCTGCGGGAGGCTGATCCTGGTGGAACGCACGCCGGTTTGCATGCTATCCCGGGACAGAAAACTCAACTAAAGGCGGAGCACATAGCCAAAAGGCAACGCCTGCACCATCTCCTCGTAATCGGTTTCTTGTTCATTGCAGTCATGCTCGTTTTTGCTCCAACACTTGAAGCACAATACGTTGACTCAGGGACGTGGTTCGGGGGCTCAATGACGGGGAAGCTTCCGCAGTCGATGAACAATCCGAAAGGTTCATGGCGGCTATGGATGGATGGACAGTTGCGGCTTGGAGACGACTCGAGCCGTTTTTCACAGGGACTGGTGCGACCGGGTTTCGGCTATTCGCTGAATCAAGCCTGGTCGCTTTGGGTTGGCTATGCCTACGTCCGCACGGACCAGCCATATGCGCTAAAACCGTCGACTGAAAACCGCATCTGGGAACAGATCAGTTGGCAGCATCTTGTCGGCAGTACGGACCTTTCGTCGCGAACGCGTCTAGAGCAACGATTCCATAGCGCCGGCAGCGGCACTGGCGTGCGTCTCCGCGAAATGGGCAAGCTGATACAACCGCTGGGTGTGAAAAAGATCTGGCTGATTGCGGTGTACGACGAAATATTCGTCAACATGAACAGCACCAACTTTGGAGCCAGGTCAGGAGCGGACAGGAATCGGGCCTTCATCGGCCCGGGCATCAACCTCAGCAGATCGATCCGCACAGAGTTGGGCTACATGAATCAATATACCTTCAACAACAACGGTCCCGACCGGGTTGACAACATCTTCTCCGTAAATGCCTTCTGGAACTTCTCCCACAGTGCACCTCCTGAGGAGTGAGATACCGCGGAAGGGTTCCTGCACAGTCAGTTCCTATTGCAGGGGGTGAACTGGGTTGGAACAACACTCGGAGTTATGTCACGTGGTAACGCGTGAGACGGTCGAAGAATTCTCTATTCCGCTGCTGGAGATTCATCGGCTGGCGCGGTAGGCTCCGATTTCAATGCTCCGCTGGCGATCTGCTCCTGCATGTATACCGCCGCCTTGAGGCGGATATAGATGTCGAAGATGATTTTTGATCTTGCTACATCTTCCAAGGTGATTGGCCTTGTGAACGTTTGTGTTTTCACCTGAATTACGGCGTTCGCACATTCCTTCAGCATCCTCATGAACTCTTCGGAAGTAGCGAAACGCGTGAATACGGCGTTGACCGATGCCTCGTAGGTTTCCGGTTTGCCGTCCCAATCTTCATAGGTCTTAAGAGCCATATCGAAGCACTCCATAAAACCAACGACTAGATTGTGTTCGAACTGAAAGAAGATGTCGTTCTTCGCCATCATGCCCAGCATGCTGAATTAGCGGTGGTAAAACACCTGTTCCTGCTCCGATGCCTTTGCGACATAACCGAAAACTATCGGCATCTGGCGTAGCAAGTCATCTTCCTTGAGAGCCATGTGGCCCCATGAAATCCGAAGCTCCGGAACGCGTTCGATGATGACCTGGTGGTCGGTCTCAAGATCGGTGATCGTCTCATAGAAGCGAGAAGTGAAGGTGGGTAGATACCACCAAAAGAAACCGCTCGTAGAGATGTTCAGAGCAGACACGAAGATCATGACACTCTGCATGCCCATGCCCCACAAATTCCCCATCAGGATGTTTTTTGCCAATTGTGAATTCGACTATCAGCTCGTTTCTGTCCGAAGTGTGAATCAGCTTGATCTTGTCGATGTCTTTATTCCAGCCTGTGAGCTGGTTGGGCCGGATTGAGTGCGACCACGACTTAAGCCGGATACGTAGCTTCCACTTGTCGGTGTATTTCTCCTCTCCTTCGGGTCGCTGACGTTGCATTTCGATCTGTGCCTGCTCCATTGCCTTGCGAGCCTGCTCCTCGAACAGCTCACGCAGCCAGCGTATCCAACCCGTGCGGTTATCCTGCAGCTCGATCTGCTTTTCAATGCTCTGCTTCGAGAAAATGAACGGCTTCATCTCCGGGTTCCGCGTTGCTAAGAAGAACCACTGCATGTCAGACCGTTCCTGCTCATCCAGGTCCCGGTATCGCTTCGCTTTTTCCATCTCCAGACGCGATTCTGTCAGCCTAACGAGGCGGCCAGCACGTTCTTCGGTGATTTCATCCTGGGCGTTCGGATATGCGGGATCGAAGTAGAGCGTCTGCAATCTGGTCTCGTGAATACCCTTGGCTAACTCCATATGTTTTGGGATCGTCCGCCAATCGGCCTCGATTCCGAAAGCCGGTAGCCAGATAGCCCAGAACAGCTTTCGTTCGTGGTCCTCCATCCATTTGCTGAGACGCGAATCTTCCTGTTCTGGCTCGTCTTTCGGGTCCACCGACTCGATGAAGATCAATCCGGCTTTGCCAATCTCTTCCATGGCGAGCGCGGCGAGGTGGTAGGCGACATGGTACTGCCCCGGGGCCATCACGACCTTTGCGGAACTCAGCAGCCTCTCGGCATTCAGCAGACAGGCATTTAATATTGGTTCAATTTCTTCAATGGTTGCCATGCAGAGCATTGTAGAGCGGCTGGGCGGATGAGCTTTTCTTCCACTTGCCGATCATTTTGCTCCCAATTCGCTGTCTCGATCTGGAAAGAGTTTTGAACATGAAGCCAAAGGAGGACACGCCGTCTTTCTAATCTGCAGAGCGATCTCACACAATGATGGCGCACTCCGCCCGTGCTTATGTCTTCGGGCAATTCGGTAGTCCATACCTGTTCGACGCGCGACGCTTCAGCGAATTGCAGCCGCGCTCACGCAATTGCCATAGTGATTGGTCTCAAATGTTGGGGGGCGGACTGCTCCAACGTGGGGTCGAATCTGTCGACTAACAAGGGCACTCTCTACAGCTCATATATATCTAATTACTTCTGATCAAGCTTTGCAAAAAACTTCCGTATGTCGGCAACCAAGAGATCGGGCTGTTCCAGAGCCGCGAAGTGTCCGCCCTTCGGCATACAAGTTTTTTGTACTATGTTGTAAGTCTGGGTAATCCAGCTAAACGGCGGGACAGCCACTTCCTTAGGAAAATCCGCATACCCCACAGGAGTCTCCAGGTGTGGTGTTGGCACGATTTCCTCAATAGTGAGCCGATTCTCACGATAGATTCGCATAGCGGAGCCGATCGTGCCGGTTACCCAATAGAGCGTAACATCGGTTAAAAATGTGTCGCGATCCACAGCCGTAAGGAAATCGCCGTTGTTGTCCGTAAGCAGTTGAAATTTGCCAATCATCCAGGCCAGCCACCCCACTGCGGAGTCAGTAAGGGCGTAGGCAAGAGTCTGCGGTTCACTGGCTTGGAGGAAAAAGAAGCTGCTCTCTTCCCGGTCAAAGTAGGAATACCGTTTCCGCTCCGCATCGCTCATTTTCGCAACGGCTTCCTGGTTCCGCGGCGGCACGTAGATGAGGTTCAGATGCAACCCGATCACGTGTGTTGGCGCCTGGTAAGCCATGTCCTGGGCTATTGCCGAACCCCAGTCACCACCTTGTACGCCGTACTTGGAGTAACCCAAACGGTCCATCAGAACAACTAGAGCCGTTGCCATACGCTGCGGGCCCCAGCCACGGGCTGTAGTAGGTCCGGAATATCCAAAACCAGGAAGCGAAGGAATGATTACATCAAATGCCGGGCTGTTTTTGTCTTTGGGCCGGGTGAGCGGCCCAACGAGCTTCTCAAACTCCAAAATCGAGCCGGGCCATCCGTGAATCAGCATCAACGGTATGGCGCCGGGGCGAGGAGATCGCTGATGAATAAAGTAAATCTGCTGCCCATCAATTTTCGTTGTGAACTGGTCAAGCTGGTTGATCTTCGCTTCTTGCGCACGCCAGTCGTAACCGTTCTGCCAATAGTCCGCAAGTTCCCGAACCTTCTTGATGTCGGCGCCGTACTCCCAGGTCGTCCCCGGAAGTTGATCGGGCCATTTGGCATCTGCTAAACGGCGTTTAAGATCATTTAGAACACTGTCGGGAACATGCATTTTGAATGGCCGGATTGGAACAGGTTCAAGCTTCTTAGTCGCTTGAATCTGTCCGAGTGCAATTGCGGAGTGTAAAAGCAACGCGACCAGAAGTAACCTCTCAACCTGCCAGCCTGTCCTTTTCGCTTTCTCGAATCCAGTTTTCATCATGCTCTTGCTTCACTCAATGATTCCGAGGTTGCCCTCAAATGGCCATCCTTATATCTGATCCGGCGTTCCTCGACAACAGCTGTTGACGAGCGTTCGCCGACATCTGCGGTGCGCTCATTGAAAGCCGTGAGGCGTGCCGTTTGACACGTCTCACGGGCTCGTGTTCCCACCCCTGCGTTCCGTCGCGTCTGGGTAAACCTGGGAGAGTTCAGACACATACGCGACGGAACGCAGACCTTTATCGCTGGAGTCGGGCAGGTCCGAATCTCTTAGAGGAGTGATTGCAAGCATTCGCGCGTAAAGCCAAAGGCGGGTGTGTACGTGCGTAGTCTGCCATCGAGGCGCCGATGCGTATGTCTGCCGGTGTCAAAAGGAAGGCATGAATTTCGCCCTTATGGGGGCCGTTTTGCACCGTTGCCATGCCTGAGATTTGTCCGAACTCATTGATATTGCTAGCTGCGATTATAAGGAGGTTGGAATCGTCGGGAATTACCGTATTAAGGTCGGTGATCACATCGTCCTGCCAGATGAAGCCGTGGGACCAGTCGCCATTCGAGTCAAAAGTGCTTCCCACCACCTGACCCCGGTTGTTGATGCCGGTGGCAAAGGCGGCAGAATCTCCCGGCAGAAGTTTGAGGCTTTTGACTTCGCCATCTGCGCCCTGCGGCCAAAATGCGGCAAAGTAGCCTGCAGCACTGCCGATTTGCCCGACGATCTGACCGCTGTTGTTGATGGCGTATGCGGAACTGAAAACTCCGTAATCCTTAAGCGGGAAGACAGTCTTGTCTTTCCACACTACGGCGTGAGCCTCGGTGCAGTTTCCTGAGTAGCCCACGGCGTGGCCTCGTTCATTAATCCCGTTCGCAAAACCGTCTTTATCGCTTCTACTTGCCAGAGGAAGAGCTTTGACGTTGCCTCTTTCCCACAACGCCGGCAAGATAATTCGATTGTTCGTCACGGTGTCTCCGCATGTGGAGTCCAGGGCACCGTCTTCGGCAAATCCGACGATTTGTTCGCGGTTATTGATGGCGTTGGCCCACCCATTAATTCCGCCGAGCGTGGGAAGAGCACTCATGTGGCCTTCTCGCCAAAGAAACGGAACGCACTCAAGATGTGTGCCAAAGCCGCAAAGGTCTTCGCCGTTCGGATCCGGCACAGCTGTTTCGGAGAAACCAACGGCTTCCCCGAGGTCGTTGATCCCGCCATAGTCAGTCCAACTGTTGGCGTCGGGTTTTCCAAGCGTGCCCAGGTCGATGTTGAATCCGTAGATGCTGATCACGGCGCGGCCGCTTGCAATTGTCGTAGACGTACTTGTCTCAGGAGGGTTCACGATCCCATCCATGTTCTCCGCCCACCCTAGATTGTTGAGGCCCATGACCATCGCGAAGTTGTTCGTATTCTTGTTATTGCCCAAGTCGGTCATTCTGTAGCTCTGTTGAGCGAATGCATTGCTGAAGCAAGCCAATGCAATCGTTGTCACCCACAGCGTCCGGAATTTCAGCAACTGTATAAGCATGTTCATATCTCCTCTTTTCCGCCAGTAAAGTTGTGTTGCCGAGATGATTGGTGTATTACGTCAGGTACCAGTCGGCGCTCTGACAGTTAGCGTGCTATTGACAGCAGAATTGGCTCACAACTTCACGGATTCCTGTTGAGTGAGAAGTGCATGTGGTGTTCCACGTTCAGAACGATTACGTGAGACTACAGGCCCAGCTCTTCAGAGTCCGAAAACGACTGGCGAACTAACAGCCTCGTTCAAATTGTGTTCAGAGCCTAGCTCAATGAAGTTGATAAGCCAGGCCTAATCTGCTCGGCGATTGAGAAATGCGATGAGCCGAGGGTTTCGTGCGTCAGGCCGTGGAATGCCGATCCACACTTTTAGCTAAAATGCTATGCATGAATCGACAGAATGTCCTGAACTTGCGGTCCTTCTGGCAAATCCAGATCATTGGATGGTGCTGCTTTTATCTGTTCCACCTTCTGGAATCCATTCATGCGTTTTTGACTAAGCGTGTGTTCTTCCGGGAGGAGACGGTGCCTGTCTTCTTCATGTTCCTGGGAAGTTTTATCCTGCGCCCTTTTTGCCGTTGGCTGCTGAGACAATCGCGGTCCTGGATCGCATTTGAATTGAAGGGAGCCGCGGCAGCCATGGTCACATCCATTCCCGTAGCTTGCGCATCCGGCCTCATTTTGCAGAATTTCAATCATGTGCCGTGGCACGCTCTGGTTACGGTTTGGGCGTGGTCATTTTTCATGCTCTTCATGTGGTGCAGTCTCTACTTCAGCATTAAGCAATGGCAGCAATCGAGCATGGAGAACGAGCGGCTACTTCGCGCAGAGTCTGAGCTCAGAGAGGCGAGGCTGCTCGCACTTCGCTATCAGTTGAACCCACACTTCCTGTTCAATTCGCTCAATGCCGTCTCAACTCTCGTTCTGGATGGAAATGCCCCTGCGGCCACGCGCATGCTGGCACAGATCGGAGACCTTCTGCGCACAAGCCTGGACTCCGAAGTCACAGCAGAGGTGACGCTTTCTCAGGAACTGGCCTTTACCGAAGGCTATCTGGCGATCGAACAAACGAGGCTCGGAGGGCGGCTAAAAGTCGATATGGCTATTCCATTCGAAACGCGGGATGCCCTGGTGCCGAACATGGTGCTGCAGCCGCTCGTTGAGAACGCAGTGCGCTACGGAGTGGCGCCGTTGATCGAAGGTGGATGGATTGCGATCAAGAGTGGACTCGATGACGACAGGTTGCGAATTGTCATCGGGAACTCCGGACGGCCTGGTGAAGGCAAGAAGAAGAATGGAAATGGAATTGGTCTCGGAAACACAGCGGAGCGCCTGAAGACACTTTATGGAGCGAATTTCGAGTTCTCGCTTGGGTGGCCTGAGGCAGGCGGTTGCGAGGTCGTGCTGGAATTGCCGTTACGCAGGACTCGGAGCCTGCTTGAGGCTTCACCGTGCGCGCTCTAATCGTCGACGACGAGCCCTTGGCGCGTCGTGGCGTCGTTCTCAGACTACGCAAATTCAGGGATGTCGAGATTGTTGGGGAATGCGCAGATGGGCAGTCCGCAGTGCAAAGAATTCTGGAACGATCTCCCGATGTTGTGTTCCTCGACATCCAGATGCCCGGAATGGACGGTTTCGAGGTGGTGCGGGCCTTGCCTGCAGAAAGTCTGCCCGCATTCATTTTTCTCACAGCGTATGAGCAACATGTTTTGCGGGCATTCGATGTTCATGCGCTGCATTACTTGTTGAAGCCAGTGGACGACACGCGCTTCGCGGCAGCTGTTAGTCGAGCTCGTGATCTGGTCGACTCCGCATTAAAGGCCGACATGGCACAGCGGGTCATCAAAATGCTGGGCCGCACCTCAGACGGATTCGCATCCCGGTTCACGGTGCAAGCTGGATCTCGCATTCAAATCGTCATTGCGGAGGATGTTGAGTGGGTTGGGGCTGCTGGTGATTATGTTGAACTCCACGTCAACGGTCGTTCGTACCTGTTACGCGAGACGATGGTGTCTCTCGAACAAAGGCTCGACCCGGCAAAGTTTATCCGCATACACCGCTCCCGGATTGTGCAGACCAGAGGCATACTGGAGCTGCGATACATCGAAAACCGCGAGTTCACAGTGAAGCTTTCGGACGGCTCGGAGCATCGCTCGAGCCGCACCTACGCGGATCGACTTGAGCGCTGGTTGTCATCAGGTAGGGTCTGCCAAAAATAGGCTAACTCTGAGCCGACTGACCAACGGCAGCTGCGATCGTTCACTCCAAATGCGGTCATGGATTTCCTGATGCACGAGAGGGTCAAGACGGGTTTATCGAAATAAACATATTGAAAATTCCTGACAGTCAGTTCTTATTGCAGGGGGTGAATTTTCCCCGCTCTATAGCTATCCCCCACTTCAAAAACCCTGACCCTCTATACTCATATCTGTGAAGAAGCGCCTTCAAGTTCGCTCGATCCTTCGACGGTCCTGGCTCCTCCCCCTAATTCTGCTATGCAGTAATCCCGGAATCTCACAATCGTCGGAGACCTCTGACGCCGGAGGTCGCGTCGTACTCGTTCTTCCCTTCGACAACCGCTCCGGACAGGCAGCTCTGGCATGGGTTGGCGATTCGTTTCCCGACACGCTGAACCAGCGCCTCACCTCTGCAGGCTTCCTCACCATCGCCCGCGAAGACCGGCAGTACGCGCTCGACCATCTCGGCCTGCCCATCGACTTCAGGCCATCCCGCGCGACCACCATTCGCATTGCGCAAAATCTCGACGCCGACTTCGTCATCGTAGGCAGCTACAACGTCGCGAATGGCCGCATCGCGGTACAAGCCCAGGTGCTCGAGGTCAAAAACCTCAAACTCTCTGCGCCGCTGCAGGATTCAAGCGAACTCAACCGCCTCTTCGACGTAGAAAACGCCATCGCGTGGAAGGCGGCACGCCAGATCGATCCTCACTTCAACGTGGCCCAACAGACCTTTCTCGCCGCTTCGGGCGGAGTCCAGCTAAGCGCCTTCGAGAACTACATTCGCGGCACCGACGCGCCAACCTCGCAAGAGAGAATCAAGCGCCTGCAGGCAGCCATTGCGGCGAACCCGAACTATCCTGCAGCCCTTCTCGCTCTCGGCAAAGCACAATACTCAGAGCGAGAGTACGACCAGGCCGCAGTAACGTTTGCGAAGATTCCTCAAACGGACCGCCGCGCTCTTGAAGCAGGGTTCTATATCGGCCTGTCCCGCTTCAACACCGCAAAGTACGCCGAGGCCGAATCAGCCTTCGCCTTCGTCGCCAGCCGACTGCCGCTTCCCGAAGTTGTCAATAACCAGGCCGTCGCCTCCAGCCGCCAGGGCCACAACGCTGTTCCGCTCTTTCAGCGCGCCTCGACTGCCGATCCCAACGACCCGGACTACCACTACAACCTCGCTGT
This Tunturibacter gelidoferens DNA region includes the following protein-coding sequences:
- a CDS encoding DUF2490 domain-containing protein, which gives rise to MTGKLPQSMNNPKGSWRLWMDGQLRLGDDSSRFSQGLVRPGFGYSLNQAWSLWVGYAYVRTDQPYALKPSTENRIWEQISWQHLVGSTDLSSRTRLEQRFHSAGSGTGVRLREMGKLIQPLGVKKIWLIAVYDEIFVNMNSTNFGARSGADRNRAFIGPGINLSRSIRTELGYMNQYTFNNNGPDRVDNIFSVNAFWNFSHSAPPEE
- a CDS encoding AbiV family abortive infection protein; this encodes MATIEEIEPILNACLLNAERLLSSAKVVMAPGQYHVAYHLAALAMEEIGKAGLIFIESVDPKDEPEQEDSRLSKWMEDHERKLFWAIWLPAFGIEADWRTIPKHMELAKGIHETRLQTLYFDPAYPNAQDEITEERAGRLVRLTESRLEMEKAKRYRDLDEQERSDMQWFFLATRNPEMKPFIFSKQSIEKQIELQDNRTGWIRWLRELFEEQARKAMEQAQIEMQRQRPEGEEKYTDKWKLRIRLKSWSHSIRPNQLTGWNKDIDKIKLIHTSDRNELIVEFTIGKKHPDGEFVGHGHAECHDLRVCSEHLYERFLLVVSTHLHFSLL
- a CDS encoding epoxide hydrolase family protein, encoding MMKTGFEKAKRTGWQVERLLLVALLLHSAIALGQIQATKKLEPVPIRPFKMHVPDSVLNDLKRRLADAKWPDQLPGTTWEYGADIKKVRELADYWQNGYDWRAQEAKINQLDQFTTKIDGQQIYFIHQRSPRPGAIPLMLIHGWPGSILEFEKLVGPLTRPKDKNSPAFDVIIPSLPGFGYSGPTTARGWGPQRMATALVVLMDRLGYSKYGVQGGDWGSAIAQDMAYQAPTHVIGLHLNLIYVPPRNQEAVAKMSDAERKRYSYFDREESSFFFLQASEPQTLAYALTDSAVGWLAWMIGKFQLLTDNNGDFLTAVDRDTFLTDVTLYWVTGTIGSAMRIYRENRLTIEEIVPTPHLETPVGYADFPKEVAVPPFSWITQTYNIVQKTCMPKGGHFAALEQPDLLVADIRKFFAKLDQK
- a CDS encoding sensor histidine kinase, whose translation is MRQAVECRSTLLAKMLCMNRQNVLNLRSFWQIQIIGWCCFYLFHLLESIHAFLTKRVFFREETVPVFFMFLGSFILRPFCRWLLRQSRSWIAFELKGAAAAMVTSIPVACASGLILQNFNHVPWHALVTVWAWSFFMLFMWCSLYFSIKQWQQSSMENERLLRAESELREARLLALRYQLNPHFLFNSLNAVSTLVLDGNAPAATRMLAQIGDLLRTSLDSEVTAEVTLSQELAFTEGYLAIEQTRLGGRLKVDMAIPFETRDALVPNMVLQPLVENAVRYGVAPLIEGGWIAIKSGLDDDRLRIVIGNSGRPGEGKKKNGNGIGLGNTAERLKTLYGANFEFSLGWPEAGGCEVVLELPLRRTRSLLEASPCAL
- a CDS encoding LytR/AlgR family response regulator transcription factor, with translation MRALIVDDEPLARRGVVLRLRKFRDVEIVGECADGQSAVQRILERSPDVVFLDIQMPGMDGFEVVRALPAESLPAFIFLTAYEQHVLRAFDVHALHYLLKPVDDTRFAAAVSRARDLVDSALKADMAQRVIKMLGRTSDGFASRFTVQAGSRIQIVIAEDVEWVGAAGDYVELHVNGRSYLLRETMVSLEQRLDPAKFIRIHRSRIVQTRGILELRYIENREFTVKLSDGSEHRSSRTYADRLERWLSSGRVCQK
- a CDS encoding tetratricopeptide repeat protein; the protein is MKKRLQVRSILRRSWLLPLILLCSNPGISQSSETSDAGGRVVLVLPFDNRSGQAALAWVGDSFPDTLNQRLTSAGFLTIAREDRQYALDHLGLPIDFRPSRATTIRIAQNLDADFVIVGSYNVANGRIAVQAQVLEVKNLKLSAPLQDSSELNRLFDVENAIAWKAARQIDPHFNVAQQTFLAASGGVQLSAFENYIRGTDAPTSQERIKRLQAAIAANPNYPAALLALGKAQYSEREYDQAAVTFAKIPQTDRRALEAGFYIGLSRFNTAKYAEAESAFAFVASRLPLPEVVNNQAVASSRQGHNAVPLFQRASTADPNDPDYHYNLAVALFRQGDFAGAKREVDLTLKLRPADSEAAQLKTSINSGQKPPAVAAAAATDTTASSDFDPLERIRRTYSEASFRQAAFQLDQMRAMRLATLPPAEQAAKYTQQGHEYLTQGLVPEAEQEFQTAIAADAASAEAHAGLAQVRERSGNSADARAEAQSSIMLHPNIPAYLVLARLDLQANDASASARDVSKALQLDPKDSSAQGMRQALQARGQSLP